In a genomic window of Piliocolobus tephrosceles isolate RC106 chromosome 1, ASM277652v3, whole genome shotgun sequence:
- the LOC111555324 gene encoding putative C-type lectin domain family 20 member A has product MREWENRNCGLRELEEVAGSSRTREQLMPRLGGRAGYDWWASDKAQSGQEEAGKSHQGVAESSLRARGWAGDSRAVTASPAPALQLVSSERDLVLVPEALSWYDAQQHCRLHYTDLADLQPSDLLKLYSLMNSTQAWIGLFFDARTSGLRWSSGSTYTALEWVQTLPEFGVGICATLYTRLKLPCIGADPCTAQNPFFCYYGVFTFIFQAWSSP; this is encoded by the coding sequence ATGAGGGAATGGGAGAATAGGAATTGTGGGTTGAGGGAGCTGGAGGAGGTGGCTGGCTCTTCAAGAACAAGAGAACAGCTCATGCCAAGGCTGGGAGGTAGAGCTGGATATGACTGGTGGGCCAGCGACAAAGCACAGAGTGGGCAagaagaggctggaaagtccCACCAGGGTGTGGCTgaaagctctttgagggctagGGGTTGGGCTGGGGACAGCCGTGCTGTGACAGCCTCTCCTGCTCCAGCCCTGCAGCTGGTGAGCAGTGAGAGGGACTTGGTTCTGGTCCCTGAGGCGCTGAGCTGGTACGACGCCCAGCAGCACTGCCGGCTGCACTACACAGACCTTGCTGACCTGCAGCCAAGTGACCTGTTGAAGCTCTACTCCCTCATGAACAGCACCCAGGCTTGGATTGGCCTCTTCTTCGACGCAAGAACTTCTGGCCTGAGATGGTCCAGCGGCTCCACCTACACAGCCCTGGAGTGGGTTCAGACGCTGCCCGAATTCGGGGTGGGCATCTGTGCCACGCTGTACACTCGGCTGAAACTTCCCTGCATAGGGGCCGACCCCTGCACAGCCCAGAATCCCTTCTTCTGCTACTATGGTGTGTTCACATTCATATTTCAGGCTTGGTCTTCCCCCTAg